Proteins encoded by one window of Microbispora sp. ZYX-F-249:
- a CDS encoding MarR family winged helix-turn-helix transcriptional regulator — protein MSTDSPRIDLSAPGGPPALLSSSTSVLMSRAGTLFAEIFESAMEPFGLKSKDFIVLTAIDAMGPQSQQQLARAHGIDRTTMVSVVDGLERLGLVRRSRDPGDRRKYAIVLTGEGESLLRHELGPAMLGALDDFLTPLTPDEREQFNRMLWCLVYGRDRAPAGNRGN, from the coding sequence TCTTTCCGCGCCCGGCGGCCCGCCTGCTCTCCTCTCCAGTTCGACCAGCGTCCTGATGAGCAGGGCCGGCACTCTGTTCGCCGAGATCTTCGAGTCCGCCATGGAGCCCTTCGGGCTGAAGTCGAAGGACTTCATCGTGCTCACCGCCATCGACGCGATGGGGCCGCAGTCACAGCAACAGCTCGCCCGCGCCCACGGCATCGACCGGACGACGATGGTCAGCGTGGTCGACGGGCTGGAGCGGCTGGGTCTCGTACGGCGCTCCCGGGACCCCGGCGACCGGCGCAAATACGCGATCGTGCTCACGGGCGAAGGCGAGTCGCTGTTGCGGCACGAACTCGGTCCGGCCATGCTCGGCGCCCTCGACGACTTCCTCACGCCCCTGACCCCCGACGAGCGCGAGCAGTTCAACAGGATGTTGTGGTGCCTGGTGTACGGACGCGACCGCGCCCCCGCGGGCAACCGGGGGAACTGA
- a CDS encoding alpha/beta hydrolase: MSPHSPNRSLPGVFTRPAAPPDHVIRYGDHADQVIDVRREGARPDAPVVVLLHGGFWQAAYDRCHTRPMADDLARRGYVVCTPEYRRVGQPGGGYPGTFDDVAAAVDAVLADPPAGGPVVLAGHSAGGHLAMWAALRHRLPVASRWYAGPPAREGARGHVLGCVALAPVADLGGAIAAGLGDGACRDLIGGRLDRLAETDPMRLLPYGRGRLVIVHGAEDRVVPVDIARRFAAREPSTTFVELRDTGHFGLIDPLSRSWPSVVDAIGSVARPSR, encoded by the coding sequence GTGTCACCCCACTCGCCGAACCGGTCCCTGCCCGGCGTGTTCACCCGTCCGGCCGCGCCGCCGGATCACGTGATCCGCTACGGCGATCACGCGGACCAGGTCATCGACGTGCGACGGGAGGGAGCCCGTCCTGACGCGCCCGTCGTCGTCCTGCTGCACGGCGGCTTCTGGCAGGCGGCGTACGACCGGTGCCACACCCGGCCGATGGCCGACGATCTGGCGCGCCGGGGCTACGTCGTGTGCACGCCGGAGTATCGGAGGGTCGGGCAGCCGGGCGGCGGCTACCCGGGGACCTTCGACGACGTCGCCGCCGCGGTCGACGCCGTGCTGGCGGACCCCCCGGCCGGCGGTCCCGTCGTGCTCGCCGGTCACTCGGCCGGGGGGCACCTGGCGATGTGGGCGGCTCTGCGGCACCGGCTGCCCGTCGCGTCGCGCTGGTACGCCGGGCCGCCCGCCCGAGAGGGTGCCCGGGGGCACGTGCTCGGGTGCGTCGCGCTGGCCCCGGTGGCCGACCTCGGCGGCGCGATAGCGGCGGGACTGGGCGACGGCGCCTGTCGCGACCTGATCGGCGGCCGCCTCGATCGGCTCGCCGAGACCGATCCGATGCGCCTGCTGCCCTACGGTCGCGGCCGGCTCGTCATCGTGCACGGCGCCGAGGACCGGGTGGTGCCGGTCGATATCGCCCGGCGCTTCGCGGCGCGGGAGCCGTCCACGACATTCGTCGAGTTACGGGACACCGGGCATTTCGGGCTGATCGACCCGCTTTCCCGGTCGTGGCCGAGCGTCGTGGACGCCATCGGCTCGGTCGCGCGACCGTCCCGCTGA
- a CDS encoding benzoate-CoA ligase family protein, protein MTVLDNPPLASIIGEGSFPAEFNISAHFLDRNDPTRTALVTAAGPVTYDRLRTLACQVGNALRSLGVRRGDRVLLALGDGMEFVAAWYGAQRIGAITAEVYTYLQPKDYRYYAEYAEPAVVIADGQTLERLRAAGVRGLLVTGVRPEELREGEHHFETLVAAQPGELDPVPVAPDDVAIWKFTTGSTGAPKACLLPARAPLLSYEWYARDVLGLGPDDLVLPVPKLFFGYARDLAALFPFGAGAAGIAFPERSTPELIFELIAKYRPTILVNVPTMMAAMVAHPAAAEQDLSCLRLCTSAGEELPADLHRRWLDTFGVEVVDGIGSSEAYHIFLSNRPGRSRPGSLGQVVPGYSARVVDGDGREVPDGEVGRLEITGAPVALGYWREPGKTAATFVGERTVRSSDLVVRNADGTFEYRGRIDDLLKVGGVYVAPAEIEGCLRTHPAVRECAVVGYREGGLTRPRAYVVRRGPVTATELQDFVRARLAPRKYPRDVRFVDALPHTASGKVDRRALRDLGEIDPASPESTPAAVARPR, encoded by the coding sequence ATGACGGTCCTGGACAACCCGCCCCTCGCGTCAATTATCGGAGAAGGATCCTTCCCCGCCGAATTCAATATCTCCGCGCATTTCCTGGACCGCAATGATCCGACGCGTACGGCGTTGGTCACCGCGGCAGGCCCGGTCACCTACGACCGGCTGCGGACCCTGGCGTGCCAGGTGGGCAACGCGCTGCGGAGCCTCGGCGTGCGGCGGGGCGACCGGGTGCTCCTGGCGCTGGGCGACGGAATGGAGTTCGTGGCGGCGTGGTACGGAGCGCAGCGCATCGGCGCGATCACCGCGGAGGTCTACACCTACCTCCAGCCGAAGGACTACCGGTACTACGCGGAGTACGCCGAGCCGGCGGTGGTGATCGCCGACGGGCAGACGCTGGAGCGGCTGCGGGCGGCGGGAGTGCGCGGCCTGCTGGTGACCGGGGTGCGCCCGGAGGAACTGCGGGAGGGCGAGCACCACTTCGAGACGCTCGTGGCGGCCCAGCCCGGCGAACTCGACCCCGTCCCGGTCGCCCCCGACGACGTCGCGATCTGGAAGTTCACCACCGGCAGCACGGGTGCGCCCAAGGCGTGCCTGCTCCCGGCGCGCGCTCCGCTGCTGAGTTACGAGTGGTACGCGCGAGACGTGCTGGGCCTGGGCCCTGACGACCTCGTGCTGCCGGTGCCCAAGCTCTTCTTCGGCTACGCCAGGGACCTCGCCGCGCTGTTCCCCTTCGGCGCGGGCGCGGCCGGAATAGCCTTCCCCGAGCGCAGCACACCCGAGCTGATCTTCGAGCTGATCGCGAAGTATCGTCCCACGATCCTGGTCAACGTCCCGACGATGATGGCGGCCATGGTCGCCCATCCCGCGGCCGCCGAGCAGGACCTCAGCTGCCTGCGGCTGTGCACGTCCGCCGGCGAGGAACTGCCCGCCGACCTGCACCGCAGGTGGCTGGACACGTTCGGCGTGGAGGTCGTCGACGGCATCGGCTCCTCCGAGGCGTACCACATCTTCCTGTCGAACCGCCCGGGCCGTTCGCGGCCCGGCAGTCTGGGGCAGGTCGTCCCCGGGTACAGCGCGCGTGTGGTGGACGGTGACGGCAGGGAGGTCCCCGACGGCGAGGTCGGCCGGCTGGAGATCACCGGCGCGCCGGTGGCGCTCGGCTACTGGCGTGAGCCGGGCAAGACCGCCGCCACGTTCGTCGGCGAGCGCACCGTCCGGTCCAGCGACCTGGTCGTCCGGAACGCCGACGGCACCTTCGAATACCGTGGGCGGATCGACGACCTGCTGAAGGTCGGCGGTGTCTACGTGGCGCCCGCCGAGATCGAAGGCTGCCTGCGCACCCACCCCGCGGTGCGGGAGTGCGCGGTGGTGGGCTACCGGGAGGGCGGCCTGACCCGGCCGAGGGCGTACGTGGTCCGCCGCGGCCCGGTCACGGCGACGGAGCTCCAGGACTTCGTCCGCGCCCGGCTCGCACCGCGCAAGTACCCCCGCGACGTCCGCTTCGTCGACGCGCTGCCCCACACCGCCTCGGGCAAGGTGGACCGCCGTGCCCTGCGGGACCTCGGCGAGATCGACCCGGCCTCGCCGGAATCGACCCCGGCCGCCGTCGCGCGGCCCCGGTGA
- a CDS encoding kynureninase — protein sequence MNRTANDDQSARLAPHYSMFGVERRLLLTGHSHQAWPDVALEGQIEAFHDAAGDADAKWGRAMEKAEQVRRGLRGFLHDSSAELALGGSTHELLLRFLSALDLCGRPRLVTSDGEFHTMRRQLGRLAEEGVEVVRVPAEPVDALAERMADAVDDRTAAVLVSAVLFETARVVPGLARLAAECRRRGVELLVDAYHALGAVPFSSAELESAWVVGGGYKYLQLGEGNCFLRIPPHAATLRPVITGWFAEFAELDAAPRGGEVGYPAGAARFAGSTYDPVSHYRAARVFRFFAEQGLTPRFLREVSLRQVGLLAERFDALDAPEDLISRDRRGAPEDFGGFLALRSPYAARLREGLAARGVLTDSRGEYLRLGPAPYLSDAQLTAAVDALGAELRTLRAAEKTVVPSR from the coding sequence ATGAACCGCACGGCGAACGACGACCAGTCCGCACGGCTCGCCCCCCACTACTCGATGTTCGGGGTCGAGCGGCGCCTCCTGCTGACCGGCCACTCGCATCAGGCGTGGCCCGACGTGGCGCTGGAAGGCCAGATAGAGGCCTTCCACGACGCCGCCGGGGACGCGGACGCCAAGTGGGGCCGCGCCATGGAGAAGGCGGAGCAGGTGAGGCGGGGCTTGCGGGGGTTCCTGCACGATTCGTCGGCCGAGCTCGCCCTCGGCGGCTCCACGCACGAGCTCCTGCTGCGCTTCCTGTCCGCGCTGGACCTGTGCGGCCGCCCGCGGCTGGTGACCAGCGACGGGGAGTTCCACACGATGCGCCGGCAGCTCGGCCGGCTGGCGGAGGAGGGCGTCGAGGTCGTCCGGGTCCCGGCCGAGCCCGTGGACGCCCTCGCCGAGCGGATGGCCGACGCCGTGGACGACCGGACCGCCGCCGTCCTGGTGTCGGCGGTCCTCTTCGAGACCGCGCGCGTCGTGCCCGGGCTCGCCCGGCTCGCCGCGGAGTGCCGCCGGCGGGGGGTTGAGCTGCTCGTCGACGCCTACCACGCCCTCGGCGCCGTGCCGTTCTCCTCGGCCGAGCTCGAGTCCGCCTGGGTGGTCGGCGGCGGGTACAAGTATCTCCAGCTCGGCGAGGGCAACTGCTTCCTGCGGATCCCCCCGCACGCCGCCACGCTGCGGCCCGTGATCACCGGCTGGTTCGCCGAGTTCGCCGAGCTGGACGCCGCGCCACGCGGCGGCGAGGTGGGCTATCCGGCCGGCGCGGCCCGCTTCGCGGGCTCGACGTACGACCCGGTGAGCCACTACCGCGCGGCCCGGGTGTTCCGGTTCTTCGCCGAGCAGGGGCTCACCCCGCGGTTCCTCCGGGAGGTCTCGCTGCGTCAGGTCGGGCTGCTGGCCGAGCGTTTCGACGCGCTCGACGCCCCGGAGGACCTGATCAGCCGCGACCGCCGCGGCGCCCCGGAGGACTTCGGGGGCTTCCTCGCGCTCCGCTCGCCGTACGCCGCCCGGCTGCGCGAGGGCCTGGCGGCCCGGGGCGTGCTGACCGACAGCCGCGGCGAGTACCTGCGGCTCGGCCCCGCGCCGTACCTGTCGGACGCGCAGTTGACCGCCGCCGTCGACGCGCTCGGCGCCGAGCTCCGTACCCTCCGGGCGGCGGAAAAGACCGTGGTCCCGTCGCGGTAG
- a CDS encoding prephenate dehydrogenase: MSASLRRVLVLGCGLIGTSVALALRDAGVRVRLADRDARALRLAERMGAGLPYRPGDPAADVVVVATPPSAVPAVLREAQDRGLGAVYTDVASTKGRVLAEVEAAGCDLATYVPGHPMAGGESSGPGAARANLFAGRSWALCPHPATAPKALAAVGELVRLCGAERVVLTAGRHDRIAAVVSHAPHLVSAAIAARLADADGTTLSLVGQGLRDVTRIAAGAPGLWCDILGQNAEAVATVLEAVVEDLAKAAAALRSQGGHVDGPLADLLVRGNRGRDLIAGGDLSAPRRLAA, from the coding sequence ATGTCTGCTTCACTTCGCCGCGTTCTCGTGCTCGGCTGCGGCCTGATCGGCACCTCCGTCGCGCTCGCGCTGCGCGACGCCGGAGTCCGCGTCCGTCTGGCCGACCGGGACGCCCGCGCCCTGCGTCTCGCCGAGCGTATGGGCGCGGGACTGCCGTACCGCCCCGGCGACCCCGCCGCCGACGTCGTGGTCGTCGCCACCCCGCCGTCCGCGGTGCCCGCCGTGCTGCGCGAGGCCCAGGACCGCGGGCTCGGCGCCGTGTACACCGATGTGGCCAGCACCAAGGGGCGGGTCCTCGCCGAGGTGGAGGCGGCCGGGTGCGACCTCGCGACGTACGTCCCCGGCCATCCGATGGCCGGCGGCGAGTCCTCCGGCCCCGGTGCGGCCCGGGCGAATCTGTTCGCCGGGCGGAGCTGGGCCCTGTGCCCGCATCCGGCCACGGCGCCGAAGGCGCTGGCCGCGGTCGGCGAACTGGTGCGGCTGTGCGGGGCGGAGCGCGTCGTGCTGACCGCGGGCAGGCACGACCGGATCGCCGCCGTGGTCTCGCACGCGCCTCATCTGGTGTCCGCCGCGATCGCGGCCAGGCTCGCGGACGCCGACGGAACCACGCTTTCCCTGGTAGGCCAGGGCCTGCGCGACGTGACCAGGATCGCGGCCGGCGCGCCCGGGCTGTGGTGCGACATCCTCGGCCAGAACGCGGAGGCCGTCGCGACCGTCCTGGAGGCGGTCGTGGAGGACCTCGCGAAGGCCGCGGCCGCGCTGCGCAGTCAGGGCGGCCACGTGGACGGCCCGCTCGCGGATCTGCTCGTCAGGGGCAACCGCGGTCGTGACCTCATCGCCGGCGGCGACCTGTCCGCGCCGCGGCGGCTCGCCGCATGA
- a CDS encoding phosphopantetheine-binding protein, which translates to MRLFFRRRSLMCLPSLACASGLDVVPAPPPSPAFADELPLADPFRAAAVFAVESRVAEIWRSVLRVGEGEEDATFADLGGDAMAALRIAGRVRRELGLRVEPGAVAEHQDLRSFVRHVLTGGARAVPAGL; encoded by the coding sequence GTGCGCCTGTTTTTCCGCAGGAGGTCGCTGATGTGCCTGCCCTCGCTCGCCTGCGCGTCGGGTCTCGACGTCGTGCCCGCCCCGCCGCCGTCGCCCGCGTTCGCGGACGAACTCCCCCTGGCCGATCCCTTCCGGGCGGCCGCCGTGTTCGCGGTGGAGAGCCGCGTCGCGGAGATATGGAGGAGCGTCCTGCGCGTCGGCGAGGGCGAGGAGGACGCGACCTTCGCCGACCTGGGCGGCGACGCCATGGCCGCGCTCCGGATCGCCGGGCGTGTCCGGCGCGAGCTCGGCCTCCGGGTCGAGCCCGGCGCCGTCGCCGAGCACCAGGACCTGCGGTCGTTCGTGCGCCACGTCCTGACCGGAGGCGCGCGGGCGGTGCCCGCCGGACTCTGA